The genome window ccaaattttttctttgaaattttcacatgtaaaaacatgtttcgattttttttgtaaatacctggtaggattgtgcatatagcagttcttggaataaaaaaatcgatttaaatttaaaaaaatccgtttgaaatcaaaaaaattaacaaCCCTGCATTTTatctacatgtagctaatttcagAAATGATgttatgaatgacaataataacttatagagccaattcaagaccagtcggcctgatgatgcgtcatggatatgacgtgataccgtagccatcataaatagtaagtccagttgaatagaattataatttagtcaactatttgatCATACTTACACGAAAAGAGAGTGTACTTTCACTTGCAAACAGTTGACCGAGTGGAATACCAGGAGCCCGTGGGTCCGGGTCAAACTCTGTTGTTGTAAGATTTAGTATAAAGTTGTGTGGCGGAATCAAACGGTAACTCAGCTCTGCCGCTGGACGAGCTTCTTCAGCATTACATGTGAACAAATATGTTGTGCCTAGATGGAGTCTTATTATATCTCCATCAGCCAAGTCATGTGGATTGTCTTCTGCTGGATCGCgcggcatactgcagttactgtccgttttcctatacacaatacacagtgctctttcccattgacgcgtgacctttacaaatagccctacgttaacagtatggggatatgactagttaacgtcgctgtgtgaaaaataactggccaatattaaaagtactcttctaaagttctagaaaatatagctttttaacatgtcctaaatttttagctaatttagatgtttggaaatattcgtactttggtgttttagttaatgttataggtaatagtacattgcctagttaacgtcgctgtgtgaaaaataaccggccaatattaaaagtactcttctaaaattctagacaatatagttttgtaacatgtcctaaatttttagctaatttaggtgtttggagagggtcgtacttttgtgttttaggaaggacatgtaaacgacagataacaccaaaaatatgaagaaattatttccaaaccgtgttaagtcaaaaatcattatgttgctcattttcaagaatgctggtttacaaaaagcacgccattgtctgatttcgtgaacaaagccacacataagattgtttcctttcgtttcctttataatcggttacccaactgaagctatgaataccagctttattgcgatatcgcacatgaaaacagtcacctgtgcacaaccagagaagatccgatttaatcagttgagctgtttcaatgagtgttatcttggtttaatagcttttaatggggttaagtcctgcaaaggtcgagatgaattctactgtagacatgactgcatcatggtgcaAATGGATCGTTGACGGTAAGAAGTAATGGAGCATCGGGTGAATCTGAAAGGGAACAATACACATCAAGATTATAattagcatttatttatttatactttgacaCTTTGCCACTGAGATTATCAGAGAATGTTGACATGAACCAGAAGAAACGAAAAATTGAAACTCAATAAATCTAGAATCAAGGAAATTAATGTGGGCACACTCTAGCATACTAAAtctaagtctttttttttttttttttttgctcaagaTGTTCTTTAGCCATTTTGATGTGGAAGTAAGGAAGTAAGACAATATGTTTTTTTTGAGTGCAATTAATGTCATGTGCAATTTCATACTGccctttttgttcttttgttcTTTGCTCGGTTTGTGATCGGGTTTTTTCAAGATTACTCCTACTGCCATTGCCTAATGTTCAGTGGATATTTGTCAGTGTTATTTTCAGCGTCATATTAAAAATTGACCCCAAAATGGAGAAAAAacattgctgaacaaatttgaaggACAAATCAATAATGTGTTGTCCatatggaaaaaaaaatcaaatagctTGTTGTGTTGCCAATTGCAGGGTATATTTAGAACATACTTCatacaacatttttattttggacaatttttatgacaaatgagCCAATAATTGACTTACCTACTACTTCAAAGGTAAACTGAGAACACACTTGGGACCTAGGATCACAAACTTCAAGAATCTCTCCATTGTCGTCTAGTGTGAGACAGTCTTGTGGAAATGACACTCTTGCAGTGGAGTCGCTTAAGTCGGGGTTATTAACACTAGGTGTGATATCAGCAGGTAAAACATTATCCACCATGATTCCAGCCTATGGTAATGGTGTCCATGacaaaaacaatgatgatgatgataataataattcaaatttgataaataatattatgtaaatTTATTAAAATGTGGATATGGATCGtttataacattcaaattttgcataaatttgaatttgattttgctTAATTAAATTAACATTATCATTTTGGGAATAAATCTTAAATATTAGCAGAATTATTTAAGAATTACGTTTTAGTATCATatgatttagattttttttaaatttaattttgcccAAACAGTACATTCCAAGCTAATGAATGTCCCCGCTAAAGGATTAGTACTCTCATGGTCCATTGACCAATTCTAAAGCGACCACAGAGAGTGTGGAAATCTGAATTTATAGTCtatataatacataattaataaattaatgttGATTTTTTCAGATCAGTACCCCAGGGATTGAACCCATGCACCAGAGTACCCAAACCACTGTGTCCCATTTCATCTCTTAGTTCCATCCTGATTTTATCTTACCTTTGGCATATCATCAGCAACTGTTTCACCATCAAGTGTTATAGTAAATGGGTTTACTGCTGGATTTGCTCCATAAGCAATTAATATCAAGTCAAGTGCATGATGACTACAGACTGGAACTTGTGAATGTAATTCATCATTGTCTCCATCAAAGGCTTTAATCTCAGATGGAGCCACTGTGATTTtaaatacaaacaaattaaaataatagtaggtatgtcacagtggctgcacaataattctgctacactgtgcatgcaagcataacagtgaattgaaaagggcgcgcttcaaatttggccaattttagaaaacatccatgtcgataaatgaatttcttcatatgcttcatttatccaaattgtttgaatttttaatatatggtgtgtgaagccttcccgaggctaccatcaggtcccccaaattaaaaattgttttgtttaagaactactgcctgtttttatggatttttgaagatcgctcataaatcagtaaatataggcctactgaagtaaaggaactaccaccatttagctgaaatactaatctttcttagtatgtaaattaattccgtcgacaacaaatgaaacacttccctaaaaccagttgaagcaaaacattaatcaatgtttttttaggagtaattttccaaaccacaatagctctaagccattgtgtgtttCTActgccatactatttttgtatacgcggtacagtaaaattgctgttcattttaccgattataatcccatgttaatccagatgacaaaatgttaatttaaagtctcattgcaactgaattttaatttttacttttcggacttggctttgagtaatggtgacacataccatgtttacagtaaaaatgataattatattccagacaccgtcaaaatgtcaaacttttaatttttttgtattgtttttaaataattaactgcagttcatttattcaacctcataacaggatcatacttaaaagatttatgatgaatgaacagacgttcattaaatattgaaaaaaaaaaaaaattactcatgcctaatttgcataataatatcataaatacataattagctgtaattacctaatttgcataattaattaccttttgtgtattttttgtcatcaattgaaagaactttgtatacatatgtgtgcaaaaaaaccgcacctttatatcatgtacggttttctattgacatcaattttgcatattaataagctgaacttagtcattttttgagatttaatttgtctgcagattggccgaaatggctaaaatagtatatttgattaatttattataattattcaatgatggatttttaattttgttttctgtaacgaagtcaggaaagataggcatttaacatgtgctatttaaattaacgctgtttttccaagcaagcgtccaaataaaccttcaaaatctcgaaatgtgccaattttgtcattacagccatttgtggcaggatttcattccatctacgagcatctttaaattgacattacatcacaatgcattgaccgatttcaattctgttttttttttttgatgctttaataaagcttaataatgtaggaacattaaataacgcgtttctgctgcgattatttttgaggtgatatacctaataaTAGTAATTACAAAGAAAAAACTATACATTTAATAATGTTATTTATAATAGCATCAAATGCAGTCATTTTCTCTCCATCAGCATATTGCATTAGCATCCtgaattatcataattatataccagtttttttttgttttttatgtgaacagttattttttatttcttcagtGCTCCAGGTACGCGCTGGTGATCGGCATCGCGTAGAAGTTGCGTTCTCTCCTGTTCTACGCCCTGACAACCAATAGGTGAACCGTTGTCAAGACTGTTGATCGTCGAATTAGTGTGATTGTTTTATATCACTTTTGTGTTTTTACGCTTGTGTGCGCTCGGCGCATCACAGAAGAAATGAAAAGGTAAATTTACATGGTCCAATTTTGTTATGTATGGAGCCCATCACCCGAACGTTTCTTATTCCAAGATTTCAGTTTGAGTGTTAATACAGTATTTTGGAATGGCCCATTTTATAGAATATATAGAAAAAAACATACATGGATGCAGCTAATTGGGACACCACCCTATTCAGTCCAGCATTATACATATAGGGGGAAATTTGGAACACCTAAGGGGCAAAACAAGACACCATATttttactcggctataatactaatacccgacaagtgaccactacaaaacaaaatgtaagcCTATATCACTAAGAGTCTAGTAGACTTACgtttcacacaaaaatggtgcctGTCGCCCTCTGGCTTCATTATTTTAAAGGCATCCCATTTTACCCCGTGCGAAATTGTTGCTGTCCCATCTTACCCCGCCTCCAAAATGCTGGGATAAAAtaggacgccattgatttactatgggatTTTTTGCTGGGGCAAGATGGGACAGTGCGAGTTAGCgcacagtaaatcaatggcgttccattttaccccaatttggcacatttctaaaagaaaacttttcttataattttcgaagaaaagggtaacaatttttgtcttatttaattgaaaatGGTGGCTTAGAAGTTATTTTCTAATTTGAGAAATACTAATCCGGGACATTGATTCAGATATTTAGCCTCAATTCGTGACCTCTGCTGGTCATATGAAAAAGAatggaatatttattttgatgtttaaggcttacggccctcagaagttcctaattaatgaagaatggtacttataattggttggaaatataaataaacattatataAAAGTTCTTTGTTTGGTTCTctatgtctgcttatgtgcatagtgattttcatcactgttccagtgcacttttgtattcctatTGATCCGTATTGTTTTTGCAGctgcaggtttaacacttctgtaggccttaaaatttatttatttatttatttatttatttttatttatttatcttttatttatttagttatttagttagttatttTGCGAATGAGTCTGAGAAGGTGTATGCCTATATAGgtctattataaaactacacatttattttatttcgttttgtttgttgaatacaaacgaAAAAAACTGtgaaaaacaaaagaacttttgtacaagaaaatattatttaaaacaataaggttacagaaaacaattcttgtaaagtcactgtatctgaaaatgtcaagcgaatgctgatatgcttgggaaggaatggtgatattaaacaaaactcaatttacattgtaaaccagttgaaataagaacgaaaaccataattttaatgtcattgtttaggaaacaATAATGCTCAGaattaaaaacatcggtcgatgttttgccacaagtttaaaaaataacggttagttcatgaaaaagaagaagtgaaatttagcaaaacgcgacgaggtttatttgcccgtaagagagctctgttgttccgctattgtatccgctattgtatccactattgtattctattcataaaagctactgcaagaatcgcggcaatccctgatatcgctggtgtctaccgccggcgtttcgcatttattaacattcaaaatgatcccatactcttacatttatagtcttattcgtgctttttatataatattcagaaattgcaattatgaaaactacaaactttgaaagtgaaaatatattaccatcgaaaatatatcatacttaaattctatagaatctatagatacccaacccagaagtgcccatttattttctaaatttttgtgtgaacacgataatgcgattgattttcttacacgtaaaaatacggccaattcagagagaaaatcttgtttctcgtatagggcctactacagacaatttctttttgttggctggccgctgagctacatctttttactaattatagatacgtcaaaacgtgttcccatgttgaaagtgtacacgctatttctacttgctttaaagagagcaTAATTGAATGAAGTCGATTTATttgtgccaggatttcatttaatataactattttttattttaataataccccatacctaacaagaacataagaaaatattgtaaatgccataaatatacgcactcatgcatagggagacaaacatagTAACGttcatctgttcttttcattctcgttcattaacctttggaacatttcacatgcatgatgtttgcatcaatgccttctcggcaatctggccataggcctatagtaatttaaatcgtgaaaccgtagaacgatctgttggtcagcatagatattgaataaaattgattcCCATCACATTATTCAAAGCTACATCCTTTTTTGGAATAcagcgatcttttgtgcgtaattatagagggccaggggattcactctatcattaaaaaaattatttgaaggagtcaaagagccctaggaataaaaaaaaatgtagcgtaattcacgccagatacaatttctttatacgacaaaaattaatttttgtaatcgatcaaaaaacgaacgttttatatcaattttaaatttagcctgaatccgtaaatatggtacctctcgcccttttttgagtcaaggctatttttaccattatgcagcgaaccttgttgaagctatttcacatacatgtacaaaacattctagagaaagaatgaggacatatagtgttgaaatatcttttgttgatttcgaatgataatatcatgaagtcgtaaattttaaggtcaaattccttaaaccaaaacaaaacattgcgccgcggataattcccgacttacgcaatttcatcatcacatcagtgtctttattatttgtttgaaacctttcccaaacgttcgtgctatttatgcataaaacggccaatctatctttacaaaacggtaaacaaaaggctaaagatggcattatgagatttatcttttatcattacactccatcgctcaactgccacggtggccgagcgctagacgcgtaatcgaaggaagtttagaatggctggttcgagtcccaacgaagcctgtggaaactttttttttcttcaaaattcatgatcgcattccgaaatgagtcacttgtcggtaaatcatgtatcgtatccttaaaatgaattgacaataacttgaaatttggacaatttgagataaatccatatcatgggtaatgtgagggcgctctttccattggtgacatcctgaAATCACCACCATGGcaccaaataatgaaaagtaattgaacaaaatggtgttgttcaacgatgttttaatataaaattatacactgacgtttcgtacaaaagtactttatcaaagtgagcaaaatagagaatgtctCCGAGCGCGGAAAACAAAATtgagaaacgcgatgttaaaaggtgcgtactagaaatggcgcTACATGCAATAAAAAGCATCGCGAGcgaagtacttttgtacgaaatgtcagcgtataattttatattaaaacatcgttgaacaacaccattttgttcaattacttttcactttttaccatgcgatgttacgtgggactcttaactttttttctgcaccaaataatgagatttatatattttctaagacattagatctgtttaataatttattttattcaaaaagaaaaacgtcaagtgttcaaactttaaagctctttttctcgaaacagcgattttaatttcaagttagatcattttaccaaatcagggccaaattaggctgtttagcttaatcatgtgaagtggcctcgtgaaatgatatcacactgatcagactggtatttatgttattacagtgaggtccacatacaatgttcaacacaaagtgaacgatgttataacttggagggctaacaaaccaacactgtcaaattcgactgacgtgtgtacaacgtgggaagctatgagaAAAtcgaacactcgttgtctgatcatgcatgtgtttatggttcggatagcggttattTAGCAGCTTTGGCTCCGCGTGGTTTATTGACACtctattagggataaccatcaaaatttcatgttgaccctattgctacaaaagattgttttctggatagaacttatcaatagaagtattttggtggttaaatggtcaaaatcggtcaaaaacttttcgaattatgaattttcaaagtttcccattctgaccggtcattggaacgaaataaaacgacaaggtccaaaaatatcaattgggagcaaaattggcataagcatatatttacctttatatatttctttattttaacatatatgcaaacatgaaacaagcatattgtgaaagtaccaaaggggtttcttatggaatggcactttactagtcaatggcataaattattttttcaaaccgaggcattgaaatcatgcatttagcgaacatttgccaaaaatcatccaagatggccgatatggcacaaactcaaaattgcactaagtccaggtaaacttttttttcacaaccaaaaatgtcgATGTTATtaggtttaatatgaccaattagtaggtgtatgcaaattaaatcttaagtgtcattgaaggtcattgactcattcacaacaatagaggttatccacttcactcatcatgctcatgtgtgacttcaaacaaaaggtgctggttcccgtagtattcctcattcaaaacaattcaatacatgacctcgaagttacctgcatgactttcgcgggctattttgaaacagttattgtTGCatattcaggtacttcttttgaaagttctaaacaaggtatagccagcagcaagttgtagatggtatgggcctaaatataagaaaacgtttagggttgaaatcaggtgaaaaatacatcaaatgagcacgaaacttcacatttatgttcagaaaggtgtcttcttagcatgattcgaaaggagtaagGAAGCTGGTGATATAATTTGTAACCGAGATCTacatgttcaatattttaacctttttacagagggtatgatagaggtattacagacaactctgccaaatttcagcgCAGTAGACCACGTTTTCActtgaaattattgacatgaatattttgtgccattcttgagcagtgctgaactcagccactggcaattaagcgcactgtggcgatggaccaattttgactcgcacttacaggaaaatgaaataagttatgttgctgtaatttgcaagatagttacaaaatataattggcattaacttcccaatttttacagaaatatattgaacaataaaagaatgagatcaatttagaaatgtctgtgcaagcagtgcacagttgagctccctgcatgtctatgggagtgttctaatcaagttgatggttcattggtcatccctatatatatagtcatcaatatgtcgtttccagtccctggctgaactattgggttcagctattaattttttaaataattcttttaccccatgcagctgattggggtggttacgggtcgttaaaaccactaaccgcgaaatgaggatatcgaactagtttgccccgcagggcttaaaagaaacacaaaccgcgaaatatggatatccaactagtttgtcccgcagggctacaaaaaactgctaaccgcgaaatatggatatccaactagtttgcccctcgaagcttaaaaaaccactcatcgcgaaatatggatatccaactagtttgccccgcagggctacaaagaactgctgaccgcgaaatatggatatccaactaattcgcctcgcatggctacaaagaaccacttactgcgcaatatttttttacctcaaaaaaagaattaatatctaccaaaaaacgtttcaaaacgtaaaaaggggccaaagtttaaaaatctttcctgtgtggcttttcaccctttttaaacttggtcccatttatgaaagtttctaaagacccacaCGAagtctttaggctacttgtttgttttcttagttgtcagtgttcattttgtagagtaaatgaattaatgttcatGCGTGATTGacgtttttccgtaaagacgttataatgtattttgatttaagcaaaagtagcaaatactcactttgttaaattctttatCGGCTTGTGTGATTCTGCgcctcatgtacagatgtagggcctatatgtagcaggtcgACAGACAGTCAATATGCtaagtatacagcctgtctcaaaaaaaaattgtgcaagtgaaaagcgccctctttggcaattagaaaataccattgtgacataatgcttacatcaacgtcaagggcacagtcttagctctcaaataccgtttgttctgttcaatttgctctttttaatctcgagatatgtttagttaacaacgaaacggtaaaatcacaattgtgccacttttactaggggatagggctggtacatgtaaatcaatgatagcggatgttgatgcgtctaatgcacccccgttcgcattagacgcatcaacaccagcgcgagTGCAttgttttgtctaatttcattaatttgtctaattttatgaacttgtcaaagttcattaacctataagtgtgcaatatttatttgtcttttaacatgtcttgaatgacaaatgagaacagtataccatggtaaaatcattgacatgcagtgatgtatttaatttgacagcagaatgtgaaatatttagttatcgtttaatttgtcgtaagtggaaaaagagaaccattatatctttatcatgataaaaca of Amphiura filiformis chromosome 14, Afil_fr2py, whole genome shotgun sequence contains these proteins:
- the LOC140169278 gene encoding uncharacterized protein; this encodes MTIFWNNCTWRHDGWKNIIWLYSENIFVILIVFCQRGCHAQVAPSEIKAFDGDNDELHSQVPVCSHHALDLILIAYGANPAVNPFTITLDGETVADDMPKAGIMVDNVLPADITPSVNNPDLSDSTARVSFPQDCLTLDDNGEILEVCDPRSQVCSQFTFEVVDSPDAPLLLTVNDPFAP